In Natronomonas halophila, one DNA window encodes the following:
- a CDS encoding alpha/beta hydrolase — protein sequence MANEADEPHQQLKPILDMVSDTPNFEEVGVEMARQQFDAVSAFTPSHEVYDEFDTRVPGADGELDARVYLAGEGERPVVVYFHGGGFVVGGLDTHDNICQKLADESGWNVISVDYRLAPEHPFPAALEDAYAVTEWITENPDIANGNGTVAVGGDSAGANLSTGVSLMARDVERNVTSEETGPDIAHQVLFYPVCGSPFEEYPSREENAEGYFLERDTMEWFHDQYVQSAVHYRNEYLAPLLADDLSGLPSATVVTAGFDPLRDEGIEYAEALEADGVDVFHAHYESMIHGFASFIGMVDASDDAIRAAVSGLDATQ from the coding sequence ATGGCAAACGAAGCAGACGAGCCACACCAGCAGTTGAAGCCGATTCTGGATATGGTCTCTGACACGCCGAACTTCGAAGAGGTCGGCGTCGAGATGGCACGCCAGCAGTTCGACGCGGTATCGGCGTTCACGCCCTCCCACGAGGTTTACGACGAGTTCGATACGCGGGTGCCGGGCGCCGACGGCGAGTTGGACGCGCGCGTCTATCTCGCGGGCGAGGGCGAACGGCCGGTGGTGGTCTACTTCCACGGTGGCGGGTTCGTCGTCGGCGGACTGGACACCCACGACAACATCTGTCAGAAACTGGCCGACGAGAGCGGCTGGAACGTGATTTCGGTGGATTACCGGCTGGCGCCGGAACACCCGTTCCCGGCGGCGCTGGAGGACGCCTACGCGGTGACCGAATGGATAACGGAAAACCCCGATATCGCCAACGGCAACGGGACGGTCGCGGTCGGCGGCGACAGCGCGGGCGCGAACCTCTCGACGGGCGTCTCGCTGATGGCCCGCGACGTCGAGCGAAACGTCACGAGCGAGGAGACAGGTCCGGACATCGCCCATCAGGTGCTCTTCTATCCGGTCTGTGGGTCGCCCTTCGAGGAGTATCCGAGTCGCGAGGAGAACGCCGAGGGGTACTTCCTCGAACGCGATACGATGGAGTGGTTCCACGACCAGTACGTCCAGTCGGCGGTCCACTACCGCAACGAGTACCTCGCGCCGCTTTTGGCCGACGACCTCTCGGGGCTGCCATCGGCGACGGTCGTGACCGCCGGGTTCGACCCGCTGCGCGATGAGGGTATCGAGTACGCCGAGGCGCTCGAAGCCGACGGCGTCGACGTCTTCCACGCCCACTACGAGTCGATGATTCACGGCTTCGCGAGTTTCATCGGGATGGTCGACGCCTCCGACGACGCGATTCGGGCGGCCGTCTCGGGACTGGACGCCACACAGTAA
- a CDS encoding branched-chain amino acid ABC transporter permease, producing the protein MALLEYLANGLVFSSIIVLGSIGLSLIYSIADFANFAHGDTMTVGAYGAFVTFGAIGGITGGILSLPLGFFIALLVGMVVAVVVAVITDRIIYEPLDVGSIGMLITSIGVAFVYRAIIQMGFGADFTRYDLPTLRPIEWLIPYGIRITEHDVAIVITAAVLVVGLHLLLQHTDLGRKMRAMADNPDLARVSGIRTDRVKLVAWVIGAGLAGAGGVFLGLFNQLAPRMGFNLLLIIFAAVILGGIGSVYGAVLGGFLIGMINQLTPILSDIRLLTDFGSYVPYVPDSVGITIGIEYANAIAFVIMVAVLLVRPNGIAGDGEGA; encoded by the coding sequence ATGGCCCTTCTCGAATATCTGGCGAACGGCCTGGTGTTCAGCAGCATCATCGTCCTCGGGAGTATCGGCCTCTCGTTGATTTACAGCATCGCGGATTTCGCCAACTTCGCCCACGGGGACACGATGACCGTCGGCGCCTACGGGGCCTTCGTCACCTTCGGCGCCATCGGCGGCATCACCGGCGGCATCCTGAGCCTCCCGCTCGGCTTTTTCATCGCGCTGCTGGTCGGGATGGTCGTCGCCGTCGTCGTTGCGGTGATTACGGACCGAATCATCTACGAACCGCTCGACGTGGGCTCTATCGGGATGCTCATCACCTCCATCGGCGTCGCCTTCGTCTATCGGGCCATCATCCAGATGGGCTTCGGCGCCGACTTCACGCGGTACGACCTCCCGACGCTACGCCCCATCGAGTGGCTCATTCCCTACGGCATCCGCATCACCGAACACGACGTCGCAATCGTGATTACGGCGGCCGTGCTCGTCGTCGGCCTGCACCTGCTGTTGCAGCATACCGACCTCGGCCGGAAGATGCGTGCGATGGCCGACAACCCCGACCTCGCGCGGGTCAGCGGCATCCGAACCGACCGCGTCAAACTCGTCGCGTGGGTCATCGGCGCCGGCCTCGCCGGTGCCGGCGGCGTCTTCCTCGGCCTCTTCAACCAGCTGGCTCCCCGGATGGGCTTTAACCTCTTGCTCATCATCTTCGCGGCGGTCATCCTCGGCGGTATCGGATCGGTCTACGGGGCCGTCCTCGGCGGCTTCCTCATCGGCATGATAAACCAACTGACACCGATCCTCTCCGATATCCGGCTTCTCACCGACTTCGGGTCGTACGTCCCGTACGTTCCCGACAGCGTCGGCATCACCATCGGCATCGAGTACGCCAACGCCATCGCGTTCGTCATCATGGTGGCCGTCCTGCTCGTGCGTCCGAACGGTATCGCTGGCGACGGGGAGGGGGCCTGA
- a CDS encoding ABC transporter ATP-binding protein: protein MSESEFDDTDESTDSEYDNVVLHVEDLQKRFGGLVATDHATFSVERGTITGLIGPNGAGKSTIFNLISGFYEPDGGTVTVNGTDVTGAEPYQVADHGLIRTFQTPRKLEGMTVREAMLVGPRSQPGESFIKLFTSPGAVGEHESKNLEDAQRILEEFEIDHLATQPATDISGGQMKLVELARAMLAEPEILLLDEPVAGVNPTLRNKLADQIRRLNEQGTTFLLIEHDMEFVMKLADPVVVLDQGSVLMEGPPQRVQSDPRVIEAYLGGGT from the coding sequence ATGAGTGAGTCCGAATTCGATGACACCGACGAATCGACTGATTCCGAATACGACAACGTCGTCCTGCACGTCGAGGACCTCCAGAAGCGCTTCGGTGGCCTCGTCGCGACCGACCACGCCACCTTCTCGGTCGAACGCGGGACGATTACCGGCCTCATCGGGCCGAACGGCGCCGGCAAATCGACCATCTTCAACCTCATTTCGGGGTTCTACGAACCGGACGGCGGCACCGTCACCGTCAACGGCACCGACGTCACCGGCGCCGAACCCTACCAGGTGGCCGACCACGGCCTCATCCGCACGTTCCAGACGCCGCGGAAACTGGAAGGGATGACCGTCCGCGAGGCGATGCTCGTCGGCCCGCGCAGCCAGCCCGGCGAGTCCTTTATCAAACTGTTCACCTCGCCCGGCGCCGTCGGCGAACACGAATCGAAGAACCTCGAAGACGCCCAGCGCATCCTCGAGGAGTTCGAAATCGACCACCTCGCGACCCAGCCCGCCACTGACATCTCCGGCGGGCAGATGAAACTGGTCGAGTTGGCCCGCGCCATGCTGGCCGAGCCGGAAATCCTCCTGCTCGACGAACCAGTCGCCGGCGTCAACCCGACGCTCCGGAACAAACTCGCCGACCAGATTCGCCGCCTCAACGAGCAGGGCACGACCTTCCTGCTCATCGAACACGACATGGAGTTCGTCATGAAACTGGCCGACCCCGTCGTCGTCCTCGACCAGGGCAGCGTCCTCATGGAGGGGCCGCCCCAGCGGGTCCAGTCCGACCCCCGTGTCATCGAGGCGTACCTCGGAGGTGGCACGTGA
- a CDS encoding ABC transporter ATP-binding protein codes for MSADHVLSLSDVDGGYGEVQVLDDLTLHLDAGEIVCLIGPNGAGKSTVLKTAFGMLTPWEGSVTYHGRDISGMAPENIVREGIGYVPQTDNVFGSLTIDENLRMGGVARKDGLESVMRDLYDRFEILREKKSAKARTLSGGQRQVLAFARALVMEPDVLLIDEPSAGLAPNTADEVFEDVQAVNDMDTAILMVEQNATKGLGISDRGYVLDQGTVRFEGTADDLLDNEEVSQLYLGG; via the coding sequence GTGAGCGCCGACCACGTACTGTCGCTGTCGGACGTCGACGGCGGCTACGGCGAGGTACAGGTTCTCGACGACCTCACCCTGCATCTCGATGCGGGCGAAATCGTCTGTCTCATCGGCCCGAACGGCGCCGGCAAGTCGACTGTCCTCAAGACGGCCTTCGGCATGCTGACGCCGTGGGAGGGGTCGGTCACCTACCACGGCCGCGACATCAGCGGGATGGCGCCCGAAAACATCGTTCGTGAGGGCATCGGCTACGTCCCCCAGACCGACAACGTGTTCGGGTCGCTGACCATCGACGAGAACCTCCGCATGGGCGGCGTCGCCCGGAAGGACGGCCTCGAATCGGTCATGAGAGACCTTTACGACCGCTTCGAGATCCTCCGCGAGAAGAAGAGCGCGAAGGCGCGGACCCTCTCGGGGGGCCAGCGACAGGTGCTGGCTTTCGCCCGCGCGCTCGTGATGGAACCCGACGTGCTGCTCATCGACGAGCCGTCGGCCGGGCTTGCGCCCAACACGGCCGACGAGGTTTTCGAGGACGTGCAGGCGGTCAACGACATGGACACGGCAATCCTCATGGTCGAACAGAACGCGACCAAGGGTCTCGGCATCTCCGACCGCGGCTACGTCCTCGACCAGGGGACCGTCCGCTTCGAGGGCACCGCCGACGACCTGCTGGACAACGAGGAAGTCTCACAGCTGTATCTCGGCGGCTAA
- a CDS encoding single-stranded DNA binding protein, giving the protein MGAIEDIYADLEADVSEEEFREAVEAKVEQMGGLADEETAAMLIAHDLDGGEVDTIADIEAGLEEVKFLGKIVSVGELKTFERDGDDEDGHVLNLELADESGTIRAALWDDDAVAAKEELERGQVMRIKGRPKDGYNGVEVNADRVEPDEEADIDIDLDGESTIDSLTLGQSDVNLRGVVLDSDSIRTFDRDDGSEGRVSNVTLGDETGRVRVTLWDDKADLANELDAGQSIEIIDGYVRERDGNLELHVGERSEIDELDEAVEFVPDATDIGSLELDEEADIAGVVRSADPKRTFDRDDGSEGQVRNIRVQDQTGDIRVALWGDKADIDLGPGDEVFCADVEIQEGWQDDLEASAGWRSTVTVIDGAEPDRGGDSAGLDQFADGSSPSSGSDGGSSSSGSDGESGGATEVEEETVTGTVVQPGDPVILDTGEETVHVETDADVHLGQEVTVRGHTDDDRFIADEVF; this is encoded by the coding sequence ATGGGCGCTATCGAGGACATCTATGCGGACCTAGAGGCCGACGTCTCCGAGGAGGAGTTCCGCGAGGCCGTCGAGGCGAAGGTCGAACAGATGGGGGGACTGGCGGACGAGGAAACCGCCGCGATGCTCATCGCACACGACCTCGACGGCGGCGAGGTCGACACCATCGCGGACATCGAAGCCGGCCTCGAGGAGGTGAAGTTCCTCGGCAAAATCGTCAGCGTCGGCGAACTGAAAACGTTCGAACGCGACGGTGACGACGAGGACGGCCACGTTCTGAACCTCGAACTCGCCGACGAATCCGGCACCATCCGGGCCGCGCTGTGGGACGACGACGCCGTCGCCGCCAAGGAAGAACTCGAACGCGGGCAAGTCATGCGAATCAAGGGCCGCCCCAAGGACGGCTACAACGGCGTCGAGGTCAACGCCGACCGCGTCGAACCGGACGAGGAGGCCGACATCGATATCGACCTCGACGGCGAGTCGACCATCGACTCGTTGACCCTCGGCCAGTCCGACGTGAATCTCCGCGGCGTCGTCCTCGATTCCGATTCCATCCGAACTTTCGACCGCGACGACGGCAGCGAGGGCCGCGTCTCGAACGTCACGCTGGGCGACGAGACCGGCCGCGTGCGCGTCACCCTCTGGGACGACAAGGCCGACCTCGCGAACGAACTCGATGCCGGACAGAGCATCGAGATTATCGACGGCTACGTCCGCGAGCGGGACGGCAACCTCGAACTCCACGTCGGCGAGCGCAGCGAAATCGACGAACTCGACGAGGCCGTCGAGTTCGTCCCCGACGCTACCGATATCGGCTCGCTGGAACTGGACGAGGAGGCGGACATCGCGGGGGTCGTCCGTTCGGCGGACCCCAAGCGCACCTTCGACCGCGACGACGGCTCGGAGGGGCAGGTCCGTAACATCCGCGTGCAGGACCAGACCGGCGACATCCGCGTCGCGCTGTGGGGCGACAAGGCCGATATCGACCTCGGTCCCGGCGACGAGGTGTTCTGTGCCGACGTCGAGATTCAGGAGGGCTGGCAGGACGACCTCGAAGCCTCCGCCGGCTGGCGTTCGACGGTGACGGTCATCGACGGCGCCGAACCGGACCGCGGCGGCGATTCGGCGGGCCTCGACCAGTTCGCCGACGGCTCCTCGCCCTCTTCGGGTTCGGATGGCGGGTCGAGTTCCAGCGGCAGCGACGGCGAGAGCGGCGGCGCGACCGAGGTCGAGGAGGAGACCGTCACCGGCACCGTCGTCCAGCCCGGTGACCCCGTGATTCTGGACACCGGCGAGGAGACGGTCCACGTCGAAACCGACGCCGATGTCCACCTCGGGCAGGAAGTCACCGTCCGCGGCCACACCGACGACGACCGCTTTATCGCCGACGAAGTTTTCTGA
- a CDS encoding ABC transporter substrate-binding protein: protein MSEDTTSSTNRRTLLKASGAAGLAALAGCISQTGNGNGNGNGDGTGPYTIGMVDSLTGSLSAFGERNQRGKDLALGRVNDVTIDGRELAITVEDDESESQGGVSAAQKLVNQDDVPFLIGAVGSGVSLAIYESVIESTDVVQLSQNSTGLNLTEFPGLLRMSPTGRTQSLALSNIIAEDGYDEIAVTYVNNDYGQSLTDAFVDAYEGDVVYNSPHDQEQQSYSSVISEMNDSGAEAWLFITYQAEFATMVNEAYSSGYEAQFYGADSVSGDNVLENTPEGSMDGMKIVVPSAPVDQENYQEFASAFEAEYDQQPTAWAAYAYDCVVNAALAIQAADEFSGAALQETVREVSRPEGEKVTSFEAASQILADGGTPSDVDYQGVSGPIDFNEDGDPVGYLQILTVEDHDYVGTGFIES from the coding sequence ATGAGTGAGGATACCACTAGCAGTACGAACCGACGGACCTTGTTGAAGGCGTCCGGTGCGGCCGGCCTCGCGGCGCTGGCTGGCTGTATCAGTCAGACGGGCAACGGCAACGGAAACGGCAACGGTGACGGGACGGGCCCCTACACCATCGGGATGGTCGATTCGCTGACCGGGTCGCTGTCGGCCTTCGGCGAACGGAACCAGCGGGGGAAGGACCTCGCGCTCGGCCGCGTCAACGACGTCACCATCGACGGCCGCGAACTGGCGATTACCGTCGAGGACGACGAATCCGAGAGTCAGGGCGGGGTTTCGGCCGCCCAGAAACTCGTCAATCAGGACGACGTGCCGTTCCTCATCGGCGCGGTCGGGTCCGGCGTCTCCTTGGCGATTTACGAGAGCGTCATCGAGAGCACCGACGTCGTCCAGTTGAGCCAGAACTCTACGGGGCTCAATCTGACGGAGTTCCCCGGCCTGCTTCGGATGTCACCGACCGGTCGCACCCAGTCGCTCGCGCTCTCGAACATCATCGCGGAGGACGGCTACGACGAGATCGCGGTCACCTACGTCAACAACGACTACGGCCAGAGCCTCACCGACGCCTTCGTCGATGCCTACGAGGGCGACGTCGTCTACAACTCCCCGCACGACCAGGAACAGCAGTCCTACTCCAGCGTCATCTCCGAGATGAACGACTCCGGGGCCGAGGCGTGGCTGTTCATCACCTATCAGGCGGAGTTCGCGACGATGGTCAACGAGGCCTACTCCAGCGGCTACGAGGCCCAGTTTTACGGCGCCGACTCCGTCTCCGGCGACAACGTCCTCGAGAACACCCCCGAAGGCAGCATGGACGGCATGAAAATCGTCGTCCCCTCCGCGCCCGTCGACCAGGAGAACTACCAGGAGTTCGCCAGCGCCTTCGAGGCGGAATACGACCAGCAGCCGACCGCGTGGGCCGCCTACGCCTACGACTGCGTCGTCAACGCGGCGCTGGCGATTCAGGCCGCCGACGAGTTCTCCGGCGCCGCGCTGCAGGAGACCGTCCGGGAGGTCTCCCGTCCCGAGGGCGAGAAAGTGACCTCCTTCGAGGCCGCAAGCCAGATTCTCGCCGACGGCGGCACCCCGAGCGACGTCGACTATCAGGGTGTTAGCGGTCCCATCGACTTCAACGAGGACGGCGACCCCGTCGGCTACCTGCAAATCCTGACTGTGGAAGACCACGACTACGTCGGCACCGGCTTCATCGAGTCGTAA
- a CDS encoding branched-chain amino acid ABC transporter permease: MSLRSAPGEFWGNLTKPEQGVTVLIGAFAFLLFIGLVTGWLGPTYFLYVVGLAGMYALLSFGLNSQWGFTGLINFSVAAFFGVGAYGAALMSGNTSPIAGDYLPVFGLVVALILAAVLAVLIGVPTLRLRADYLAIASLGLAEVVRLVVLNEREWTNGSAGVRGIPSFFEGWPLLATFPSAMPGLEILIIPGSPIVLDSSFWRALLNVALVLALAGGSYAVLKRAHRSPWGRVLRTIRSDEDLARALGKNTYSFKMQSFVLGSLIMALAGVFYAHLNLYVSPGDLDPITTFYVWVAVILGGSGSNRGALFGGIIVVAIREGTRFLNEIMIPVGISPVRYVPLPFDVAPLRLLLIGVIIILVMRFRPQGVLPPQRELIWPSSIDDAAPERPDSGVRDVKAGEDNE; encoded by the coding sequence ATGAGTCTCCGTTCCGCCCCCGGCGAGTTCTGGGGGAATCTCACGAAACCCGAACAGGGCGTCACCGTCCTCATCGGCGCGTTCGCGTTCCTCCTCTTCATCGGCCTCGTGACCGGCTGGCTCGGCCCGACGTACTTCCTGTACGTCGTCGGTCTCGCGGGGATGTACGCGCTGCTGTCCTTCGGCCTGAACTCCCAGTGGGGCTTTACCGGCCTCATCAACTTCAGCGTCGCCGCCTTCTTCGGCGTCGGCGCCTACGGTGCGGCCCTCATGAGCGGGAACACCTCGCCGATTGCCGGCGATTACCTGCCGGTGTTCGGCCTCGTCGTCGCGTTGATTCTTGCGGCCGTGCTGGCGGTCCTCATCGGCGTGCCGACGCTGCGACTCCGCGCGGATTATCTCGCGATTGCCTCGCTCGGCCTCGCCGAAGTCGTCCGCCTCGTCGTTCTCAACGAGCGCGAATGGACCAACGGCAGCGCCGGGGTTCGCGGCATCCCGAGTTTCTTCGAAGGGTGGCCGCTTCTGGCGACGTTCCCGAGCGCGATGCCCGGCCTGGAGATACTCATCATCCCCGGGTCGCCCATCGTGCTCGATTCCTCGTTCTGGCGCGCGCTTTTGAACGTCGCGCTCGTGTTGGCGCTTGCCGGCGGCAGTTACGCCGTCCTCAAGCGTGCTCACCGCTCGCCGTGGGGGCGCGTCCTCCGGACGATTCGCTCCGACGAGGACCTCGCGCGAGCGCTCGGGAAGAACACCTACTCGTTCAAGATGCAGTCGTTCGTCCTCGGGAGCCTCATCATGGCGCTTGCGGGCGTCTTCTACGCGCATCTGAACCTCTATGTCAGCCCCGGCGACCTCGACCCGATTACGACGTTCTACGTCTGGGTCGCGGTCATCCTCGGCGGCAGCGGCTCGAACCGCGGCGCGCTCTTCGGCGGCATCATAGTCGTCGCCATCCGCGAGGGCACGCGGTTCCTCAACGAAATCATGATTCCCGTCGGCATCTCGCCGGTGCGATACGTCCCGCTGCCGTTCGACGTCGCGCCGCTGCGCCTGTTGCTCATCGGCGTCATCATCATCCTCGTCATGCGGTTCCGACCGCAGGGTGTGTTGCCGCCACAGCGGGAACTCATCTGGCCGAGTTCCATCGACGACGCCGCGCCGGAACGACCCGACTCCGGCGTTCGTGACGTGAAGGCAGGTGAAGACAATGAGTGA